The window TCCGGGAGTGAATCGCCACTTGCCAGCGGCGGGGGGCGTTTGGCAGGCTGGCGGGCTTTATGTCGACGCTTACGTTTGCCGTTCTTCCCGGAGACTACATTGGACCGGAGGTTATGAATGCCGCCATGCGGGTGCTCTCGCATGTCGCGAAGCAGGAGCGGCTCACGCTGGAGTACAAGTTCGCGGACGTGGGTGGCGCCGGCATCGACAATCATGGCAAGGCGCTGCCGGATTCCACGCTGGAACTGTGCAGGAAGAGCGACGCCATTTTGTTCGGTTCGGTTGGCGGTCCCAAATGGGAGAAGCTGCCGCCCAAGGAGCAGCCCGAGCGCGCGGCCCTGCTGCCGCTGCGCAAGGCCTTCACGCTGTTTGCCAACATCCGCCCGGGTCTGCTCTACAAGGATCTCGTCGACGCGTCGCCGCTGAAGGCGGAACGCATTCCCAATGGCATCGACATCGTCTGCATCCGGGAACTCACGGGCGGGATCTATTTCGGCCAGCCGAAGTCAACAACGACGCTGGAAAATGGCGAACAGGAGGCGGTCGACACGATGATCTACAAGACATCGGAGATCGAACGCATCGCTGAGGTCGCCGCGGTGACAGCACGCGCGCGCGGGAAACGGGTGACTTCCGTCGACAAGGCCAATGTGCTCGAGACGTCGGTCCTCTGGCGCAGGACGGTCACGGAGTATTTCGCGAAAAAGCATCCGGACCTTTCGCTGTCCCACATGTATGTCGACAATGCCGCGATGCAGCTTGCGCGCGACCCCAACCAGTTCGACGTGCTGTTCACCGAGAACATGTTTGGCGACATCCTTTCCGATGAGATGGCCGTAATCTGCGGCTCGCTCGGCATGATGAGCAGCGCGTCCCTCGGCGTCGGGCACAATCGCTTCGGCAAGCCGTTCGGCCTGTACGAGCCCGCGGGCGGCACTGCGCCGGACATCGCCGGGAAGGGCGTCGCCAATCCCTGTGCGCAGATTCTTTCGGCGGCGCTCATGCTCCGCTACAGCTTCGGACTCGACGCCGTGGCCGCGCGCATGGAGGCGGCGGTGCGCCGGACGGTGACCATCGACGGTGTGCGCACCGGCGACATCGCTTTCGGCCGGCCGAGCGTCGGCACGGAGGCGATGGCCGATGCTGTCATCGCCAATCTGAAGCATTGAAGCCCGGTCCAGTCCGTTCACGGGTGCCGCAGTTGAACACCAATTCCAGAATTTTCCATGACATCCGCTGAGGTTCGCCAGTCGTTTCTCGATTTCTTTGCGAGCAAGGGACACACGATCGTGCCGTCGTCGTCGCTGCTCCCCGATTCGCCCGGCCTGCTTTTCACCAATGCCGGGATGAACCAGTTCGTGCCGATTTTCCTCGGCGACCGCGCACCGGACGTGTCGACCTGGGCGGGTGTGCGTCCGGGCATGAACACCCGCGCCGCGGACACGCAGAAATGCATCCGCGCCGGGGGAAAGCACAACGACCTCGAGGACGTGGGCTTCGACACGTACCATCACACGATGTTCGAGATGCTCGGGAACTGGTCCTTTGGCGACTATTTCAAAAAGGACTCGCTCACCTGGGGCTGGCACCTGCTGACGAAGGTCTGGGGCATTCCGGCCAAGCGGCTGTTCGCCACCGTCTATGCTCCAAACAAGGCGAAGGGAGATCCGGCGGAGTTCGACCAGGAGGCCTATGATATCTGGGCCGGGCTGTTTCGCTCGGAAGGGCTCGATCCCTCAGTCCATATTGTCCACGGAAACAAGAAGGACAACTTCTGGATGATGGGCGACACGGGTCCCTGCGGCCCGTGTTCGGAGATCCATTTCAACCTGCTTCCGCGCGACGATGAGGCGGCGGGTAGGGCCAATGTAAATCAGTCCAGCCCGCGCTGCATCGAAATCTGGAATCACGTCTTCATCCAGTTCAACGCCAATGCCGACGGAACCTTCTCGCCCTTGGCGGCGAAGCACGTCGACACGGGCATGGGCTTCGAGCGCGTCGCTGGCATTCATGCGACGACACGCGGCTTCAAGGATTTTTCGGCGGAGCCGTCGAACTACGAGGCGGATGTCTTCGCCCCGCTGTTTGCAAGAGTGGCGGCGCTTTCCGGCAGGACCTATGGACGCACCGTTCCATCGAAACGCGAAGGCCTGAGCGAGCAGGAGGAGACCGACATTGCGTTCCGCGTGCTCGCCGATCACGCTCGGACGATCAGTTGCGCCATCGCCGATGGCATTCTTCCCGGCAACGAGGGGCGCAACTATGTCATTCGCCGCATTCTGCGGCGCGGCATTCTCTACGGGGCGAAGATCGGACTTCGGACGGGCTTCTTCGAGCAACTGGTCGCGCCTGTGGTTGAGAGCCTCGGAAAGGTGTTTCCCGAGCTGGTCGCCCAGCAGGATGTCGTGCGACGCGTGATACGCAGCGAGGAGGAAAGCTTCGGTCGCACGCTCGAGCGCGGCCTGGTGGAGTTCAAGCGCGCGGCCGGAGCGTCGCGCATTTCCGGCGCGGACGCCTTCCGGCTGTACGACACGTACGGGTTCCCCCTCGACATGACGCAGCTCCTTGCGGCCGAGCGCGGGATTTCCGTGGACGCCGCGGAATTCGAGGTCGAGATGGAGAAGCAGCGTGAACGCGGGCGGGCGGCGCAGAAAAAGGAGATCGTCGTTGCGGCCACGGAAGGTGAATCCACGGATTTCACGCCGACGCGCTTCCTTGGTCATGCGGAGACGCATGCCCGCGCGACGCTCGAGGATGTTGTCGCTTCCGGTGGCGACGTGTTTCTGGTCTTCGATCGCACGCCGTTCTACGCGGAGATGGGTGGCCAGGCCGGAGACACGGGCTCGGTGCTGATCGACGGCAGGCTTGTGCCTGTGGCCGACACGGTGAAGGACAAGGCGGGACGCTTTTTGCACAAGCTGTCGGTCCCGGCGGACGGCGCGCTGGATGCAGCGACATTCGTGAAGGGCGCGCATGCGGAGCTGTCGATCGACGTTGTCCGCCGCCGCGCCATTTCCCGCCACCACTCGGCGGCGCACCTGATCCACTGGGCGCTGCGCAAGGTGCTGGGCACTCATGTGCGCCAGGCGGGTACGTCAAAGACGCCGGATCGCATGCGTTTCGACTTCAGTCACTTTGAGGCGACGACGCCCGAGCAGTTGCGCGAGGTCGAGCATCTCGTGAACGAACGCGTGATCGACAATGCGAAGGTAGAGACTTACGAGACCGATTTCGACAAGAAGCCCGAGGGGACGCTGGCCTTCTTCGGAGAGAAGTACGGCAAGGTTGTGCGCGTGGTCGACATCGGCGGATTCAGCCGCGAACTGTGTGGCGGCACGCATGTGACCACGACAGGAGAGATCGGCATCATCAAGATTGTCGCGGAAATGGCGATTGCCGCGGGCACTCGACGCATCGAGGCGGTCGCCGGGCAGGCTGCGATCGACAGCATAACGCATCACGACGCGCAGTTGAAGGCGCTCGGCGCCAGGCTCAACGCTGGTCCGCTCGACATCGTGGCGAAGCTCGACTCCCTGCTTGCGGCCAAGTCGGAGGCGGAGCGCAGATTGAAAGCCTTTGAACAGAAGGCGGCGGCGGGGCTGGCGGATGAATTGATTGCCGGGGCAACGCGCGAGGACGGTCTGGCCTTCATTTCCGCGGTGGTTGCCGCTGAGAGTCCGGAGGCGCTTCGCTCGCTCGGATCCCAGATCAGCGCGCGCCTCGGAGAGGGCGTGGTGCGCCTGGGCGCGGCGATAGGGGACAAGGCGACGGTGGTCGCGTTCTGCTCGCCCGCGGCGATCAAGGCGGGACACCAGGCGGGAAAGATCATTTCTGAACTTTCGGCGAAACTGGGAGGCAGGGGCGGAGGAAAGCCGGACTTTGCGATGGGCGGCGGCAAGGATGTCGCCAGGATGGCCGACGCCTTCCGCTGATCGCGACACGCGCGCATTCCGGCCCGGTTCCCGATGCCAGCCGCATCACCACCTGCTGATTCCGCGTTCAAGCACTGGTTCAATGAGGCCCGGTATCGCGGCATAGCCGACCTACTTGGTTCGGCATCGCGGGGTTTCAACCGGCGGAGGTTTCTTGCGGTCACCCTCACGGGTCTCGACGAGTGTTCGCTCATGGAGCGGCTCCGCCGCACGGCCATGGCGTATCAGGCCTCGCTGCCCGGCGCGTACCGGGACAAGCTTGAGGTGCTGCGCGGGGTGGCGCCACAGATGGGCCATGCGTTCGTTGTGATTTCGATCGGAGATTTTGTGGCGAGGGAGGGACTGGACGATGCCGTGCATTCCCTCGAGGCGCTGCGGGAAATCACGCGCCATGGCTCATCGGAGTTCGCCGTGCGTCCCTTTCTTCAGCGCGACCTGAAGGGCACGCTGGCGATCATGGACAGGTGGGCGCATGACGAGGATGAGCATGTCCGTCGCCTCGCTTCGGAAGGAAGCCGCCCACGACTGCCCTGGGGACTTCGATTGACCGAACTGGTGAAGGACCCGGGCCCGACTGCGCCGATCCTCGAGGCGCTGAAGCGGGATTCGTCTTTGTATGTCCGCAAGTCGGTCGCCAACCACCTGAATGACATTACCAAGGATCATCCCGAGGCGGTGATGGATCGGGTGGAAGGCTGGGACCGTTCAAACGCCGGGACAGCATGGATTGTGCGTCACGCCCTGCGAACCCTGGTCAAGCGCGGTGACGGGCGCGCGCTCGCGATCATGGGAGTCGAGCCGAAGGCGGCGGTCAGCGTGGAGACTTTTTTGGTGAAACCGCTGCGGGTTCGCCTTGGCGGAAGACTGGAACTGCTGGCGGAAATACGCTCAAGGTCACGCAAGGAACAGGCGCTGATCGTCGACTATGTCATTCACTACGTTAAGGCGTCGGGAGAACCGTTTCCGAAAGTCTTCAAGTGGAAAGCCACGAAGCTGAAGCCGGGGGAAACAATCTGTCTTTCCAAGAGCCAGGAGATTCGGGATTTCTCGATTCGACGGCACCATGCCGGACGCCACAAGGTGGAGCTGCAGGTCAACGGCGCCCGGCTGGCGTCAGGTGAATTTTTTCTGTTGCGCTGAAGCTGTGCCAGCGTGGAGCGGACGCTTGAGAAGTTGCGCAACCCCCGTAAGGTGACGACACGAGATTTTTCGAAAAACCATTGCCATGCCGACGATTTCCTACAGCGCTCCCGACCTGACCCAGCACCCCCCGCGCAGTGCGCGGGTGAGACTCGCTGGATTTGTCCATCTCTGCCGTCTCCTCGACAAATGCCGGGCGCATGCGCATGGCAAGCTGGGCGAGTACGTCTTCCCGTGTCCGCTGGACAAGCGATTCTTTTCCTTCACCGGCATCGATGCGCAGGCGTTCCTTGATGCGGTCAAGGCGGGACGAAACGACACGGAGATGGCGGTTTGGGTTAATGAGCACATGAAACCCCTGCGCCTGCCGCACGAGATCGAAGCCTGGTCGCGATGGCTGGAGAATCTGGCTCCCGGGGACAGGCAGCGGCACCTGGGATTCTCCGAGGGCATCGAGAAACTTGCGCCGGGGCGCGATGACATTCGCACGACGTTTGACCGTCTTGACCTCGACGACTACGTGAGTTTCGGCGGCAGGGGCTGAGGCCATGACATCCCCGCCGCTCCTCCACGCCGTGCTGGCGTTCGATGCGAACAACCGCCTTGCGGTGCGCCGCCTCGGCAGCAGGAACGGCCTGGCATTTTCGGGCACGGACATTGCGATGGCGACGCAGCGGCTGGAAGGCTCCTTCACGGAGCACACGGTGCCGGTTGAACGCTTCTCAGTTGATGCTGGAGGCAGGAGCCATCGCGCCTGGCTGACACAGGTTTGCGGCGAACCGGCGGATTCCGAGATCAAGTTCGCATCCATTGATGCACTGCTGGCGGTGCCGGACTCACTGGCGCCTTCATTGAAGGCGATGCTCGAGGGTCTCGATCCGCATCTGGTCGAGATTCCCTACCTGCATCTCGGCGAGGCCGATTTCATCTACAAGTTTCGTCCCGAGAAGGAGCGCAACCCCGGCAGCTATGCGCGCGACGATCGTTCAAGCGCGCTGTACCAGTCGAAGCTATGCGATGCGATCAAGCTGCTGACCCGCCGGCATGAGCGGACGGCGACAACGCCGGTGACGCTTGATTTTGGCCCGGTGGAGTACGTGATTCCCAGCCACTTCGGCTTCTGCCTCGGGGTGAAGAATGCGATCGAGCGCGCCTACGAGACCCTGGCTGCGAATCCCGGACGCCGGGTGTTCATGCTGTCGGAGCTCATTCACAATCCGTTTGTGAACGAGGACCTGCTGGCGCGCGGCCTGCGCTATCTCCAGACCGACAAGGGCGTGCCCTACACCGCGCGCGGGCGCCCGCATTCGCCGGGGGAGACAGCGCCGCTTCTGTGGGACACGCTGACGGCGGATGACATCGTCATCATCCCCGCGTTTGGCGCGACGGACGAGGACAAGGCCCGTCTGGTGCGGAAGGGCATCGCGGTGTACGCCCACGACGCCACCTGCATGCTCGTGGAGAAGGTGTGGAAGGCGGCTCGAGCGTACGGGAGAAGTGGATACACGGTGGTGATCCATGGGAAGCACGAGCACGAGGAGACCAAGGCGACGTTTGCGAACACGCGCCGCCACGCGCCGGCGGTGATTGTGCGCAATCTTGAGGAGACGCGCCTGCTGGCGGAGATCATCGAGAGCCGCGATCCCGCGGTGCGCGCGCGCTTTCACACGGTGTTCGCGGGCAAGCACACGCGGGGATTCGATGTGGACCGCGACCTTCAGCGCGTCGCCGTCGTGAACCAGACGACGCTGCTCATGAACGAGACGCGCGAGATCATTCAATTCCTTCGGGACACGTACCTTCGCGCGCACGGGCCTGATGTGCCCGGGCAGCCGGCGAGGGTGGGGGGCAGCGGCAGGAACGACACGCTCTGCTATGCGACGCAGGTGAACCAGGACGCACTGGCGCGCGCGCTGGAGCAGCCGCTTGACGCGGCGTTTGTCATCGGAGGGAGAAATTCGTCGAACACCTATCAGCTTTACCGCGTGTGCGAGCAGCGCCTGCCCGGACGCGCCTTCTTCATCCAGAGTGAAACCAGCATTGTTTCCCGTTCGGCCGTGGAGCACTACGTGTTTCCATCAAGCGGCCCAATCGCGGGCAGGGGCGGCCATGTCGAGAAGCACCGCCTGTGGGCCAATGACGATCTATCACCAAAGCGCGTCCTGGTCACGGGCGGGGCGTCCTGCCCCGATGGGATCATCCAGCAGGTCGTGGCCCGCATAAACGCGCTCTGGCCTGATGCCTCGATCCGACCGATTGATGATGTGCTGGCGGATCTGCGTGCGCGAATCGGAGACGAAGCGATAGAAGCCTGACCCAGGGCTGGGGACGCCGGATCCGCTGATGCTCCATCAAGAGCGCACGGGGACGGCCCCGCGACCGATGGACATGAACCTACCAGTGAGCGTAGTCGCCTTTTTCCAGACCTGAGGCGAATTCAACCAGCAGCTGGACGCAGCGCTCCACGTCCTCAAGATCGACCATCTCGCTTGGCGTGTGCATGTAGCGCAGCGGAATGCTGACCAGACCGGTGGCAACCCCGGCGCGACCGACTTGTATCGCGCGCGCGTCGGTCCCGGTCGGGCGGGGATCAGCCTCGATCTGGTGGGGAATCTTCAGGATCTCTGCTGCCTTCAGGAGTCGGTCGAAGACCCGGGGATTGATGTTTGCCCCGCGGCACAGGATCGGCCCGCCGCCGAGTTTGGTCTCCCCGTACTTGCGGTTGTCGCAGTCGGGGTGATCGGTGGCGTGTCCGACATCGACCGCGACGGCGATGTGGGGATTGGCTGCGTACACGGCGGTGGTGGCGCCACGCACGCCAATCTCCTCCTGGGTAGTGGCGACGCTGACGACTTTGGCTGCGAGTTTCTTCCGGCGTTTGGAAAGTCTGATGAGTGTTTCGCCGACGATGTAGGCGCCCACCTTGTCATCGAATGCCCGCGAGGCTCCGATGCTGCCGTGGATGAGTTCAAAACCGTGGTCATAGGTGGCGACGTCGCCGATGCCGATCCGCGCGAGCGCCTCCTCCTTCGAGCGTGCGCCGATGTCGATCCACATTTCATGAACCTCGGGCACCTTCTTGCGATCCGCCTCGTTCATGAGATGAATGGCGCGTTTGCCGGTGACACCCTTGACCTGCCCCTTGGCCGTCTGGATGACGACGCGGCGACCCGGGATCATGATGCGATCGTGTCCGCCGATCGTGTCGAAATAGATGAATCCCTTGTCGTTGACGTAAGTGATGATGAGGCCGAGCTCATCGATGTGACCGGCCAGCATGAGGACGGGATCTCCCTTGGGATTGAGTGTGGCGAGCCGGTTGCCCAGCGCGTCGCGTGCATAGGTGTCGGCGGCGGGTTCAACGTACTTGTCAAACACGGCCTGTGCCTCGGTTTCGTAACCGGAGGGTGACCTGGCGGCGAGCAGGTCCGTGAGAAACGCGGGTGGCTGGTTCAGGTTGGGCATGAGAAAATTGAAAACGAAGTTTGCCTGAAAGCGGCGGGGAATCGAAACTCAAAAATCTACTTCACGCCGAATGATCATCTATCCCGCCATAGACATACGTGGAGGCCGCTGTGTGCGGCTGACCCAGGGCAAAGCCGACCAGGAAACAGTCTATTCGGATCATCCTGCGGACGTTGGAAAATCGTTCAAGGCTGCG of the Opitutaceae bacterium genome contains:
- a CDS encoding DNA alkylation repair protein, producing MPAASPPADSAFKHWFNEARYRGIADLLGSASRGFNRRRFLAVTLTGLDECSLMERLRRTAMAYQASLPGAYRDKLEVLRGVAPQMGHAFVVISIGDFVAREGLDDAVHSLEALREITRHGSSEFAVRPFLQRDLKGTLAIMDRWAHDEDEHVRRLASEGSRPRLPWGLRLTELVKDPGPTAPILEALKRDSSLYVRKSVANHLNDITKDHPEAVMDRVEGWDRSNAGTAWIVRHALRTLVKRGDGRALAIMGVEPKAAVSVETFLVKPLRVRLGGRLELLAEIRSRSRKEQALIVDYVIHYVKASGEPFPKVFKWKATKLKPGETICLSKSQEIRDFSIRRHHAGRHKVELQVNGARLASGEFFLLR
- the alaS gene encoding alanine--tRNA ligase gives rise to the protein MTSAEVRQSFLDFFASKGHTIVPSSSLLPDSPGLLFTNAGMNQFVPIFLGDRAPDVSTWAGVRPGMNTRAADTQKCIRAGGKHNDLEDVGFDTYHHTMFEMLGNWSFGDYFKKDSLTWGWHLLTKVWGIPAKRLFATVYAPNKAKGDPAEFDQEAYDIWAGLFRSEGLDPSVHIVHGNKKDNFWMMGDTGPCGPCSEIHFNLLPRDDEAAGRANVNQSSPRCIEIWNHVFIQFNANADGTFSPLAAKHVDTGMGFERVAGIHATTRGFKDFSAEPSNYEADVFAPLFARVAALSGRTYGRTVPSKREGLSEQEETDIAFRVLADHARTISCAIADGILPGNEGRNYVIRRILRRGILYGAKIGLRTGFFEQLVAPVVESLGKVFPELVAQQDVVRRVIRSEEESFGRTLERGLVEFKRAAGASRISGADAFRLYDTYGFPLDMTQLLAAERGISVDAAEFEVEMEKQRERGRAAQKKEIVVAATEGESTDFTPTRFLGHAETHARATLEDVVASGGDVFLVFDRTPFYAEMGGQAGDTGSVLIDGRLVPVADTVKDKAGRFLHKLSVPADGALDAATFVKGAHAELSIDVVRRRAISRHHSAAHLIHWALRKVLGTHVRQAGTSKTPDRMRFDFSHFEATTPEQLREVEHLVNERVIDNAKVETYETDFDKKPEGTLAFFGEKYGKVVRVVDIGGFSRELCGGTHVTTTGEIGIIKIVAEMAIAAGTRRIEAVAGQAAIDSITHHDAQLKALGARLNAGPLDIVAKLDSLLAAKSEAERRLKAFEQKAAAGLADELIAGATREDGLAFISAVVAAESPEALRSLGSQISARLGEGVVRLGAAIGDKATVVAFCSPAAIKAGHQAGKIISELSAKLGGRGGGKPDFAMGGGKDVARMADAFR
- the ispH gene encoding 4-hydroxy-3-methylbut-2-enyl diphosphate reductase gives rise to the protein MTSPPLLHAVLAFDANNRLAVRRLGSRNGLAFSGTDIAMATQRLEGSFTEHTVPVERFSVDAGGRSHRAWLTQVCGEPADSEIKFASIDALLAVPDSLAPSLKAMLEGLDPHLVEIPYLHLGEADFIYKFRPEKERNPGSYARDDRSSALYQSKLCDAIKLLTRRHERTATTPVTLDFGPVEYVIPSHFGFCLGVKNAIERAYETLAANPGRRVFMLSELIHNPFVNEDLLARGLRYLQTDKGVPYTARGRPHSPGETAPLLWDTLTADDIVIIPAFGATDEDKARLVRKGIAVYAHDATCMLVEKVWKAARAYGRSGYTVVIHGKHEHEETKATFANTRRHAPAVIVRNLEETRLLAEIIESRDPAVRARFHTVFAGKHTRGFDVDRDLQRVAVVNQTTLLMNETREIIQFLRDTYLRAHGPDVPGQPARVGGSGRNDTLCYATQVNQDALARALEQPLDAAFVIGGRNSSNTYQLYRVCEQRLPGRAFFIQSETSIVSRSAVEHYVFPSSGPIAGRGGHVEKHRLWANDDLSPKRVLVTGGASCPDGIIQQVVARINALWPDASIRPIDDVLADLRARIGDEAIEA
- a CDS encoding M20/M25/M40 family metallo-hydrolase; the encoded protein is MPNLNQPPAFLTDLLAARSPSGYETEAQAVFDKYVEPAADTYARDALGNRLATLNPKGDPVLMLAGHIDELGLIITYVNDKGFIYFDTIGGHDRIMIPGRRVVIQTAKGQVKGVTGKRAIHLMNEADRKKVPEVHEMWIDIGARSKEEALARIGIGDVATYDHGFELIHGSIGASRAFDDKVGAYIVGETLIRLSKRRKKLAAKVVSVATTQEEIGVRGATTAVYAANPHIAVAVDVGHATDHPDCDNRKYGETKLGGGPILCRGANINPRVFDRLLKAAEILKIPHQIEADPRPTGTDARAIQVGRAGVATGLVSIPLRYMHTPSEMVDLEDVERCVQLLVEFASGLEKGDYAHW
- a CDS encoding DUF5069 domain-containing protein, which gives rise to MPTISYSAPDLTQHPPRSARVRLAGFVHLCRLLDKCRAHAHGKLGEYVFPCPLDKRFFSFTGIDAQAFLDAVKAGRNDTEMAVWVNEHMKPLRLPHEIEAWSRWLENLAPGDRQRHLGFSEGIEKLAPGRDDIRTTFDRLDLDDYVSFGGRG
- the leuB gene encoding 3-isopropylmalate dehydrogenase produces the protein MSTLTFAVLPGDYIGPEVMNAAMRVLSHVAKQERLTLEYKFADVGGAGIDNHGKALPDSTLELCRKSDAILFGSVGGPKWEKLPPKEQPERAALLPLRKAFTLFANIRPGLLYKDLVDASPLKAERIPNGIDIVCIRELTGGIYFGQPKSTTTLENGEQEAVDTMIYKTSEIERIAEVAAVTARARGKRVTSVDKANVLETSVLWRRTVTEYFAKKHPDLSLSHMYVDNAAMQLARDPNQFDVLFTENMFGDILSDEMAVICGSLGMMSSASLGVGHNRFGKPFGLYEPAGGTAPDIAGKGVANPCAQILSAALMLRYSFGLDAVAARMEAAVRRTVTIDGVRTGDIAFGRPSVGTEAMADAVIANLKH